In a genomic window of bacterium:
- the ruvB gene encoding Holliday junction branch migration DNA helicase RuvB, protein MTIDGERTTTGGLLAGEEIYELTLRPKKLTDFVGQKNTVENLKVFIQAAKKRKEPLEHTLLFGPPGLGKTTLAHIIAEEMDVNIYPTSGPIMERPFDLAGIVSNLKRGDVLFIDEVHRINRAVEEYLYPALEDFCLDVMQDKGMGAQVIRLKLEHFTMIGATTRSGLLSSALRSRFGINFRLDYYPAEDLNYIIKRSAKILDIKIDNPAAMELARRARGTPRIANRLLRRVRDFAQVKGKEMIDVEICDYALKKLEVDTRGLDDMDKKIIKTIIEKFQGGPVGVNNLAVAVGEDAQTIEEVFEPFLIMEGFIKRTPRGREATALAYEHFGIKKSPGPLFR, encoded by the coding sequence ATGACAATCGACGGTGAACGCACAACCACGGGCGGACTCCTCGCCGGTGAAGAGATCTATGAGCTAACCTTAAGGCCTAAAAAACTGACTGATTTCGTTGGTCAGAAAAACACCGTGGAAAACCTGAAGGTATTCATCCAGGCCGCGAAGAAAAGAAAAGAACCGCTCGAACATACCCTGCTATTCGGCCCACCCGGTCTCGGCAAAACAACGCTCGCTCACATCATCGCCGAGGAGATGGACGTGAACATCTACCCCACCTCCGGGCCGATAATGGAGCGTCCGTTCGACCTTGCCGGCATTGTCAGTAATTTGAAGCGCGGGGACGTCCTGTTCATTGATGAAGTGCATCGGATCAACCGCGCCGTCGAGGAATACCTGTACCCGGCCCTGGAAGACTTCTGCCTGGACGTTATGCAGGACAAGGGCATGGGCGCGCAGGTCATCCGGCTTAAGCTCGAACATTTTACGATGATCGGCGCGACGACCAGGTCAGGTCTGCTCTCATCGGCCCTGCGTTCGCGCTTTGGCATAAATTTCCGGCTGGACTACTACCCGGCCGAGGACCTTAACTATATTATCAAGCGTTCGGCAAAGATCCTCGATATCAAGATCGATAATCCGGCGGCGATGGAGCTGGCAAGACGCGCGCGCGGCACGCCCAGGATCGCCAACCGCCTGCTCAGAAGGGTACGAGATTTCGCCCAGGTCAAGGGCAAGGAAATGATCGACGTTGAGATCTGTGATTACGCCCTGAAAAAACTGGAAGTCGACACGCGGGGCCTTGATGACATGGATAAGAAAATCATCAAGACAATAATTGAAAAATTTCAGGGCGGTCCGGTAGGCGTCAACAACCTGGCGGTCGCGGTGGGCGAGGACGCCCAGACCATCGAAGAGGTTTTCGAGCCGTTCCTGATAATGGAAGGATTCATCAAGAGGACACCGCGCGGCCGGGAAGCGACCGCGCTCGCCTACGAGCATTTCGGCATAAAAAAGAGCCCGGGTCCGCTGTTCCGATAA
- the ruvA gene encoding Holliday junction branch migration protein RuvA, whose amino-acid sequence MIGRLSGKIIELTPPSLILDIHGVGYQVYMPTSSFKELVAGQEITLFTKYIIKEEEAFIYGFIAKEDKGTFEQLISVPGIGPKSALTLLSNFKPQEIARAIEEENISLLASVPKIGQKLASKIVLELKGKLEFTKEASTFSQAVSALVGLGLTRVEAINRLRQLPDSQNLSVEEMIKLALRNKPAQ is encoded by the coding sequence GTGATCGGACGTCTCTCCGGAAAAATCATCGAACTTACACCCCCCTCGCTCATCCTCGATATCCATGGCGTGGGCTATCAGGTGTACATGCCGACATCCTCGTTCAAAGAACTGGTAGCCGGTCAGGAAATAACGCTTTTTACTAAATATATCATCAAGGAAGAGGAGGCGTTCATCTACGGCTTCATTGCCAAAGAAGACAAAGGGACTTTCGAGCAATTGATCTCGGTACCGGGGATCGGCCCCAAATCCGCGCTTACCCTTCTTTCCAATTTTAAACCCCAGGAGATAGCCCGCGCGATCGAAGAAGAGAACATAAGTCTCCTGGCTTCGGTCCCCAAGATCGGGCAAAAACTGGCAAGCAAGATCGTGCTGGAACTCAAGGGTAAACTGGAATTCACCAAAGAAGCATCGACCTTTAGCCAGGCCGTGAGCGCCCTGGTCGGCCTGGGATTGACCCGGGTCGAGGCGATAAACCGCCTGCGTCAGCTCCCCGACAGCCAGAACCTGTCCGTGGAAGAAATGATCAAGCTGGCATTAAGAAATAAGCCCGCGCAATGA
- a CDS encoding crossover junction endodeoxyribonuclease RuvC, whose amino-acid sequence MKVLGIDPGLTATGYSVIENNNVIETGTIRPHLKDSNEKIFEICNGIQRAIERNKVSFAVLEKAFYEKNVSSLMRVSELRGALIFMLKSNNIDLYEYTPTQIKLTTTGNGRASKGQVRFFIERIMRRPKTKTSNHAIDAIAIAYTGSKKSSCKPVSL is encoded by the coding sequence ATGAAGGTTCTTGGGATCGATCCCGGACTCACCGCAACCGGCTACAGTGTCATAGAAAACAATAACGTGATCGAAACCGGCACCATCCGTCCCCATCTCAAAGACAGCAATGAAAAGATATTCGAGATATGTAATGGGATCCAGCGGGCGATCGAGCGCAACAAGGTGTCATTTGCCGTGCTGGAGAAAGCCTTTTACGAAAAGAACGTATCGAGTTTAATGCGCGTTTCAGAACTCAGAGGCGCCCTTATTTTCATGCTGAAAAGCAATAATATCGATCTTTATGAATACACGCCCACCCAGATCAAACTAACCACGACCGGGAATGGCCGGGCATCAAAAGGGCAGGTAAGGTTCTTCATTGAACGGATCATGCGCCGGCCCAAGACAAAGACCTCAAACCATGCGATCGACGCCATCGCCATCGCCTATACGGGCTCAAAGAAGTCATCATGCAAACCAGTATCACTATGA
- a CDS encoding YebC/PmpR family DNA-binding transcriptional regulator, whose product MSGHSKWAKIKRKKMGTDAARGRIFTKLIREITIIARHGGGDPDANPRLRTAIDEAKAANMPNENVDRAIKRGIGALDDGLTLEEVTYEGYGPNGVAILIEVVTDNRNRTTSEIKHILSRHNGTLGSQGSVAWQFHAKGIIQVDAKKYNEDTVISLALDGGAADVKTEEDTYQIITPPETFNKVKELLKSNKIDIVSSELSKIPQNYVPVSDKDAEKILKLFEALDELDDVQHVYGNFDIPDAVMEKITSQGT is encoded by the coding sequence ATGTCAGGACATTCTAAATGGGCGAAAATTAAACGAAAAAAAATGGGCACGGACGCTGCCCGCGGCCGGATCTTCACGAAATTGATCAGGGAAATCACGATCATAGCGCGGCATGGGGGCGGTGATCCCGATGCTAATCCGCGCCTGCGGACCGCGATCGACGAAGCAAAGGCAGCCAACATGCCCAATGAAAACGTGGACCGCGCGATCAAGCGCGGGATCGGCGCGCTGGATGACGGTCTGACCCTTGAAGAAGTGACCTATGAGGGCTATGGGCCCAACGGAGTAGCCATCCTCATCGAGGTGGTGACCGACAACCGCAACCGCACGACCTCGGAAATAAAGCACATCCTTTCGCGTCACAACGGAACCCTGGGCAGCCAGGGATCGGTCGCGTGGCAGTTCCATGCCAAGGGTATTATTCAGGTGGACGCCAAGAAATATAACGAAGACACGGTGATCAGCCTGGCGCTCGACGGTGGCGCGGCAGACGTAAAGACCGAGGAAGACACTTACCAGATCATCACCCCTCCCGAGACCTTCAACAAGGTAAAAGAACTGCTTAAGAGCAACAAGATCGACATCGTCAGCAGCGAATTGTCAAAAATACCCCAAAACTATGTACCAGTATCAGACAAGGACGCGGAAAAGATCCTTAAACTCTTTGAGGCGCTGGATGAATTAGACGATGTCCAGCACGTCTACGGGAACTTTGACATCCCTGACGCGGTCATGGAAAAAATAACCAGCCAGGGCACATAG
- a CDS encoding TonB family protein translates to MKPCFILFFAISIVFAQENSVNDTTSQPVDSVRLEEKLNQLEPAIRLPSDSIELKEKYNQIELPSPKPVDLDSNTPPVMSDSHPPTLLDEQGEPIKEGECFIKALIDLDGSVLDIKITKSSGYPKLDSTAIELVRQWKFYPAKQNGKPVRVWIGAPVKFKLDDSDAPKDTLHQSKVSTLSSYVLEKAIDSLKLEIEKKSNEWKLYFDLGVGYTAISNYTDALQAFNRALELKGNDNAIKYKIAFLYYCMDSFEIAKYKFEELINDCPDKIRLYEWIIDLYAILDNSEELITTYEKYCKINDIYTSTGFGMIYALAGDYKNAIKYYQKTIDVRYNSRLMIAMLYLNSGDSASADETLKQYIQAIIDYYNKHDDLALLNNKAVAYYRMSRSSSALQAADDLVAKNQTDGVNIFNCGVFKIAAGDTSGLTDIRRACSFDTTGFVKAVYKAMLAIRTDSLAIAESLLSQTGIRYLTTSGMANGLLAYCLEKRGKRLLAYKHWINCYGLTPLGTDVESIRSYIIKFIETLKYKQ, encoded by the coding sequence ATGAAACCGTGTTTTATATTATTTTTCGCCATATCAATCGTGTTCGCACAAGAAAATTCTGTTAATGATACTACTTCACAGCCTGTAGATTCAGTCAGGTTGGAGGAAAAACTAAACCAGCTTGAACCGGCGATCCGATTACCATCGGATTCAATTGAGCTAAAAGAAAAATATAATCAAATCGAGCTGCCAAGTCCGAAACCTGTTGATCTTGATTCAAACACACCTCCTGTAATGAGCGACTCACATCCACCCACCCTCCTCGATGAACAGGGGGAGCCAATCAAGGAAGGCGAGTGCTTCATAAAAGCACTTATTGATCTCGATGGTTCTGTATTGGATATTAAAATTACAAAATCCAGCGGTTATCCTAAACTCGATTCTACTGCAATCGAATTGGTTCGCCAATGGAAATTTTACCCGGCGAAACAGAATGGCAAACCGGTTAGGGTGTGGATAGGCGCGCCGGTGAAGTTCAAACTAGACGATTCCGACGCACCTAAAGATACCCTTCATCAGTCTAAGGTCTCTACACTATCATCTTACGTACTGGAAAAAGCTATAGATTCATTGAAACTAGAGATTGAAAAGAAGTCCAATGAATGGAAATTATATTTCGATCTAGGAGTTGGTTACACTGCGATCAGCAATTATACTGATGCATTACAGGCATTCAACCGTGCTTTAGAATTGAAGGGCAATGACAATGCGATAAAATACAAAATCGCATTTCTATACTATTGTATGGATAGCTTCGAGATCGCTAAATATAAATTCGAAGAATTAATAAATGATTGCCCAGATAAAATCCGCCTTTACGAATGGATTATCGATCTCTACGCCATTCTTGACAATAGTGAAGAATTAATAACAACCTATGAAAAATACTGCAAAATCAACGACATATATACTTCTACAGGATTCGGCATGATCTATGCATTGGCAGGTGATTATAAAAACGCGATAAAATATTATCAAAAAACTATAGATGTAAGATATAACTCCCGGTTGATGATCGCCATGCTATATTTGAATAGTGGAGATTCTGCGAGTGCAGATGAGACCCTTAAACAATACATTCAAGCTATTATCGATTACTACAATAAGCATGACGACTTGGCATTGTTAAATAATAAAGCTGTAGCTTATTATCGTATGAGCAGGTCAAGTAGTGCCTTACAAGCAGCCGACGATCTCGTTGCCAAAAATCAGACAGATGGCGTAAATATATTTAATTGTGGTGTTTTCAAAATTGCAGCCGGCGATACGTCGGGATTAACTGATATCAGGCGTGCCTGTAGTTTTGATACTACAGGCTTTGTAAAAGCAGTTTACAAAGCGATGCTGGCGATTCGAACAGATTCGCTGGCAATAGCGGAGAGTCTCTTAAGTCAAACTGGAATACGCTATTTAACTACATCAGGAATGGCCAACGGTTTATTAGCATATTGTCTAGAAAAACGAGGAAAACGGTTATTAGCATATAAACATTGGATCAACTGTTATGGTTTGACGCCGTTGGGAACCGACGTCGAATCGATCCGTAGTTATATAATCAAATTTATTGAAACACTGAAGTATAAACAATAA
- the mutS gene encoding DNA mismatch repair protein MutS: protein MQLTPMLEQYQQIKNKHKDTLLLFRVGDFYEFYYDDAKTASTYLGITLTAKTIHKGVKVPLAGVPIKASENYIARLVKAGFKVAICEQLEPPDKTKKLVARDVIEVITPGTILRPSLLDDSKPLVLACCLPDEKRCGIAFCDITSGDFSCGEIDADQLNEILARKEVKELIVPEGIVVKTSIPLTLLDGYHFITDIAYQKLIQQFNVVTLDGFGIENLKLGISTAGAMLYYLQENQKSTLPQITRISVFNAFDSLYVDSTTRRNLELIENAHGEETKTLYWAMDSCLTPFGKRLLRSDLLAPLILPDKINERLDGVEELKNKEFLRSELRQLFKDLRDVERITTRLLCQRVQPREMVALKESLCQYPVIKGLLEAGTSNIVSSIHKAIEDFKDVTELIENTIVPEPPATLDNTGVIKDGCSSELDELRSIARGGKDWLVKLQNEEREKTGIGSLKVAYNSVFGYYIEITKTNLDSVPQHYIRKQTLANAERFYTPELKEFEEKILHAEEKIKTLEYEIFTKLRDQVAQRGEAILKTTRAIALLDLLQCFAENASVNNYVRPVINEDDKIVITDGRHPVVEKILEKGSFIPNDTYVDRGRDQILIITGPNMAGKSTYLRQVALIAIMAQAGSFVPAKSALIGIVDKIFTRIGASDDISRGVSTFLAEMMETANILHNISNQSLVILDEVGRGTSTYDGLALAWAVVEELHANKKPRTLFATHFHELVRIEDFLPHVKNYNCLVKEWGDEIIFLRKLAPGPSDRSYGIQVARLAGLPQSVINRAKEVLRDFEEGEIFSVRKLKKTKLSQSDLFVDKQ, encoded by the coding sequence ATGCAGCTTACGCCAATGCTGGAGCAGTACCAGCAGATCAAAAATAAACATAAAGATACGCTCCTCTTATTCCGCGTAGGCGATTTCTACGAATTCTATTACGATGACGCGAAGACCGCGAGCACGTACCTGGGCATTACCCTGACCGCCAAGACCATTCACAAGGGTGTGAAAGTACCGCTTGCCGGCGTTCCCATCAAGGCGAGCGAGAACTACATCGCCAGACTGGTGAAGGCCGGTTTCAAAGTGGCGATCTGCGAGCAACTGGAACCGCCGGACAAGACAAAAAAACTGGTCGCACGGGACGTCATCGAGGTCATCACCCCGGGTACGATCCTCCGGCCTTCCCTCCTTGATGACAGCAAGCCGCTCGTGCTCGCCTGCTGCCTGCCCGATGAGAAACGCTGCGGCATCGCCTTCTGCGACATAACCAGCGGCGATTTTTCCTGCGGCGAGATCGATGCGGATCAGCTTAACGAGATCCTGGCGCGCAAAGAGGTCAAGGAGCTGATCGTTCCGGAAGGGATCGTTGTGAAAACAAGCATCCCCCTCACCCTGCTCGACGGCTATCATTTCATCACCGACATCGCGTACCAGAAACTGATCCAGCAGTTCAATGTCGTGACCCTCGACGGGTTCGGGATCGAGAACTTGAAACTCGGGATCAGCACTGCCGGCGCCATGCTCTATTATTTGCAGGAAAATCAGAAATCGACCCTGCCGCAGATCACTCGCATCTCGGTTTTCAACGCTTTTGATTCTTTGTATGTGGACAGCACTACGCGCCGGAACCTGGAACTGATCGAGAACGCGCACGGTGAAGAGACGAAGACCCTGTACTGGGCAATGGATAGCTGCCTGACACCGTTCGGCAAGCGGCTGCTGAGAAGCGACCTCCTGGCACCCTTGATCCTGCCGGACAAAATCAACGAGCGCCTTGACGGCGTTGAGGAACTTAAAAACAAAGAATTTTTAAGGAGCGAACTGCGACAGCTTTTCAAGGACCTGCGCGATGTCGAGCGCATCACGACCCGGCTTCTATGCCAGCGCGTACAGCCCAGGGAGATGGTCGCTTTAAAAGAATCGCTCTGCCAGTACCCGGTGATCAAGGGCTTGCTTGAAGCCGGCACGTCCAATATCGTCAGTTCGATCCACAAGGCGATCGAGGATTTCAAGGACGTGACCGAGCTGATCGAAAACACCATCGTGCCCGAACCGCCCGCAACACTGGATAATACCGGCGTGATAAAGGATGGCTGCTCGAGCGAACTCGATGAACTGCGGTCGATCGCCCGTGGCGGCAAGGACTGGCTCGTCAAACTGCAGAACGAAGAGCGGGAAAAAACCGGCATCGGTTCGCTCAAGGTGGCTTACAATTCGGTGTTCGGCTATTACATAGAGATCACCAAGACAAATCTCGATTCCGTACCCCAGCATTACATCCGCAAGCAGACGCTCGCGAATGCCGAGCGTTTCTACACTCCCGAGCTCAAAGAATTCGAAGAAAAGATCCTGCACGCCGAGGAAAAGATCAAAACTCTGGAGTACGAGATCTTCACCAAACTACGCGACCAGGTGGCTCAGCGCGGTGAAGCGATATTGAAAACGACCAGGGCGATCGCGCTTTTGGACCTGCTCCAGTGCTTTGCCGAGAACGCGTCGGTCAATAATTATGTAAGACCCGTGATAAACGAAGACGATAAGATCGTGATCACGGACGGGCGGCACCCGGTCGTCGAGAAGATCCTGGAAAAGGGCTCGTTCATACCCAATGACACGTACGTGGACCGCGGCCGGGATCAGATCCTGATCATTACGGGACCCAACATGGCCGGTAAATCGACGTATTTGCGCCAGGTCGCCCTGATCGCGATCATGGCGCAGGCCGGAAGTTTTGTCCCGGCAAAAAGCGCATTGATCGGCATCGTGGACAAGATCTTTACCCGGATCGGCGCCAGCGATGACATCTCGCGCGGGGTCAGCACGTTTTTGGCGGAGATGATGGAGACCGCAAATATCCTCCACAATATCTCCAACCAGAGCCTGGTCATCCTCGATGAAGTAGGGCGCGGCACATCGACCTATGACGGGCTGGCGCTCGCCTGGGCAGTGGTCGAGGAGCTCCACGCGAATAAAAAACCCAGAACCCTGTTCGCCACTCATTTTCACGAGCTGGTGCGCATCGAGGATTTCCTGCCCCACGTGAAAAACTACAACTGCCTGGTCAAGGAATGGGGCGACGAGATAATTTTCCTGCGCAAGCTCGCGCCCGGACCCAGCGACCGCTCGTACGGCATCCAGGTCGCGCGGCTCGCCGGTCTCCCCCAGTCGGTCATCAACCGAGCCAAAGAAGTCCTGCGCGATTTTGAAGAAGGCGAGATCTTCAGCGTCCGTAAACTCAAAAAAACCAAACTCTCCCAGTCCGACCTGTTCGTAGACAAACAGTAA
- a CDS encoding SPOR domain-containing protein yields MSTLPLARIIVSCALIALIPLAAAGQDIDEAIKLFNALQFDKSRVIFEDIVRAGTDARIAEAYYYVARLSINPDSQAFYYGKVVSDYPQSRYADIACLEIAKINIGREAYNNAILSLQGLIKNYPDTKIKDEYLFWLGVSYIAVGQNDQGAKALKELISSCPKSAWSERARNIIASQEPLVTADYYTVQVGSYRNIDNARKYAETLKAQGTEVQVVEAVIKGITYYRVWVGRFTTKEEAKAFSTKLESQGIKGNVVKGY; encoded by the coding sequence ATGTCCACGCTGCCACTCGCTCGAATCATTGTATCCTGCGCTTTAATCGCCCTTATCCCGCTGGCCGCAGCAGGGCAGGATATTGACGAGGCGATAAAGCTTTTCAACGCTTTGCAGTTCGATAAGTCGCGGGTCATTTTTGAAGACATCGTAAGGGCCGGGACCGACGCGCGCATCGCCGAGGCCTATTATTACGTGGCGCGGCTCTCGATCAACCCGGACTCGCAGGCCTTTTATTATGGGAAGGTCGTGTCCGATTATCCCCAGTCCAGATACGCGGACATCGCATGTCTGGAGATAGCCAAGATCAATATCGGACGGGAAGCTTATAACAACGCGATCCTGTCCTTACAGGGCCTGATCAAGAATTACCCCGACACCAAGATCAAGGATGAATACCTGTTCTGGCTTGGTGTTTCATACATCGCGGTCGGTCAGAACGATCAGGGTGCCAAAGCCCTCAAAGAGCTGATCAGCAGCTGTCCAAAATCGGCATGGAGCGAGCGCGCCCGCAATATCATTGCCAGCCAGGAGCCCCTGGTGACCGCTGATTACTATACGGTTCAGGTCGGGTCCTACCGCAATATCGATAATGCGCGCAAATACGCCGAGACGCTCAAAGCCCAGGGAACAGAAGTCCAGGTCGTGGAAGCAGTGATCAAAGGAATAACCTATTATCGAGTATGGGTTGGGCGGTTTACCACGAAAGAAGAAGCCAAGGCATTTTCGACTAAGCTTGAATCCCAGGGCATAAAGGGAAATGTCGTTAAAGGGTATTAA
- a CDS encoding tetratricopeptide repeat protein, whose amino-acid sequence MTALIIIIIALVAFILYLLFYPSKKKIFSHQPYLEALAALLDNNDDLAVKKLKEAVYIDTNLVDAYIKLGNLYRKKGNPQRAIQIHQSLTVRPTLKKDEEKKVYYALVDDYVADKRPNKATSFLKELLKIDKNDRQARTILLNILEDMGNFADCIVTYEEGSPEFKDERRRAFYYAAMANNRAKEPPGDEPVDEKEIANLYKKALKIFPDSIAGLYYMAEYMKTTGDLKKVKDYCLKLVHRYPDFTFLVQHNLEKVFYDLGSFDEIVTLYERIFNQNPRNFTVGFALADLNEKKNEIEAAKDIFRKLGDIYPRSLKPKLRLLKLTAEDKQLKRELTDIDKSIADTKYLCNVCHLEAGKFTFICPRCHSLESLYPAL is encoded by the coding sequence ATGACCGCGCTGATAATAATCATCATTGCCCTGGTTGCGTTTATCCTCTACCTGCTTTTTTACCCCAGCAAGAAAAAGATCTTCAGCCATCAGCCGTATCTTGAAGCGCTTGCTGCCCTGCTCGATAATAACGACGACCTGGCCGTGAAAAAGCTCAAGGAAGCGGTCTATATCGATACCAACCTGGTGGATGCGTACATCAAGCTCGGGAACCTGTATCGTAAAAAAGGCAACCCGCAGCGCGCGATCCAGATCCACCAATCCCTCACGGTCAGACCAACGCTCAAGAAAGATGAAGAAAAAAAGGTCTATTATGCCCTGGTCGATGACTATGTAGCGGACAAACGCCCGAACAAGGCGACCTCTTTTTTAAAGGAACTATTAAAGATCGATAAAAATGACCGGCAGGCGAGGACCATCCTGCTGAATATTTTGGAAGACATGGGAAATTTCGCGGATTGCATCGTAACATACGAAGAAGGCAGCCCGGAATTCAAGGACGAACGCCGCCGGGCTTTCTATTATGCGGCGATGGCAAACAACCGGGCAAAAGAACCGCCTGGTGACGAGCCAGTGGATGAGAAGGAGATCGCCAATCTGTACAAGAAAGCCCTGAAGATCTTCCCCGATTCCATTGCCGGGTTATACTATATGGCCGAATATATGAAAACCACCGGCGATTTAAAGAAAGTAAAAGATTACTGTCTCAAGCTCGTACACCGGTATCCGGATTTTACTTTCCTGGTCCAGCACAACCTGGAAAAAGTATTCTATGACCTTGGTTCATTCGACGAGATCGTCACCCTATATGAACGGATATTCAACCAGAATCCCAGGAACTTCACCGTGGGGTTCGCGCTGGCCGACCTCAACGAAAAAAAGAACGAGATCGAAGCAGCCAAGGATATTTTCCGCAAGTTGGGAGATATCTATCCCCGCAGCTTAAAGCCAAAATTACGCCTGCTCAAGCTCACCGCCGAAGACAAGCAGTTGAAGAGGGAGCTTACCGACATCGACAAATCCATAGCCGACACCAAATACCTCTGCAACGTATGCCATTTGGAAGCCGGCAAGTTCACCTTCATATGTCCACGCTGCCACTCGCTCGAATCATTGTATCCTGCGCTTTAA
- a CDS encoding lipopolysaccharide assembly protein LapA domain-containing protein: MRFLGLIFVIAVIGFMSGFVVLNSNTNVDLDIFGQKVPGVPVALVCFYSFIAGMVFILIFALADEIRLRNSLHNVKKENENIKKELDALRNMPFEEEK; encoded by the coding sequence ATGCGTTTTTTGGGACTGATATTCGTCATAGCGGTCATCGGTTTCATGAGCGGTTTTGTCGTCCTTAATTCAAATACCAATGTGGACCTCGATATTTTCGGGCAGAAAGTTCCCGGCGTACCGGTCGCCCTCGTCTGTTTTTATTCGTTTATCGCCGGCATGGTATTCATTCTTATTTTCGCCCTGGCCGATGAGATCCGGCTGCGCAACAGCCTGCATAATGTGAAAAAAGAGAACGAGAACATAAAGAAAGAGCTCGACGCCCTCAGAAACATGCCCTTCGAGGAAGAAAAATGA
- a CDS encoding sigma-54 dependent transcriptional regulator: MKKGKILVVDDEEAVRSSLADWLAAEGYEVMTAENGETAWSIATDHEIDLALVDLKMPRVNGIDVLRKLIKIKPGLPVVIITAFASVDSAVLAMKEGAVDYVVKPFNPDEISIIIERLTEHQRLVKENTMLRRELTRRYRVRDLIGKSPKMAAVFEMIKTVAPTKSTVFIRGESGTGKELVARAIHGLSLRNNESFIAAACGAIPETLLEAELFGYEKGAFTGATTQHMGRIEMADKGTIFLDEIGDISPKTQVDLLRFLQEREFRRIGGKELIKVDIRIIAATNKNIEEMIANRQFREDLYYRLNVITITIPPLRERKEDIPILIEHFFTKYSVETNKPGLRVSEDAMKVLMEYHWPGNVRELENTIEHAIVVTSSTEITVNDLPAQVAQIIRSAAPTVQVPSGQSLNDIEKAYISNVLNSNNWNIKRSAEILGINRVTLYNKIKLYQLKKTAE, encoded by the coding sequence ATGAAAAAAGGCAAGATTCTGGTCGTCGACGATGAGGAAGCGGTACGCAGCTCGCTGGCTGATTGGCTCGCGGCCGAGGGGTATGAAGTGATGACGGCCGAGAACGGCGAGACCGCCTGGTCCATTGCTACCGATCATGAAATAGACCTTGCTCTGGTTGATCTGAAAATGCCCCGCGTGAACGGCATCGATGTCTTGCGTAAGCTAATAAAAATTAAACCCGGGCTACCGGTCGTGATCATAACGGCTTTCGCGTCGGTTGACAGCGCGGTGCTGGCAATGAAAGAAGGCGCGGTTGATTATGTCGTAAAGCCGTTCAACCCCGATGAGATCAGCATAATCATTGAACGGTTGACCGAGCACCAGCGCCTGGTTAAGGAAAATACCATGCTCAGGCGCGAACTCACCAGACGTTACAGGGTTCGCGATCTGATCGGAAAAAGCCCGAAGATGGCAGCGGTCTTTGAAATGATAAAGACCGTAGCGCCGACTAAATCCACCGTATTCATACGCGGCGAAAGCGGCACCGGAAAAGAACTGGTGGCGCGTGCGATCCACGGGCTCAGTTTAAGGAATAATGAATCATTCATCGCTGCCGCCTGCGGAGCCATACCGGAAACCCTGCTCGAAGCCGAGCTATTCGGTTATGAAAAAGGCGCTTTCACCGGCGCTACAACACAGCACATGGGTAGGATAGAAATGGCGGATAAAGGCACGATCTTCCTGGACGAGATCGGGGATATAAGTCCCAAAACACAAGTGGACCTCTTAAGGTTCTTACAGGAAAGGGAGTTCAGAAGGATCGGGGGAAAAGAGCTGATAAAGGTCGATATCCGCATTATCGCGGCCACCAATAAAAACATCGAAGAAATGATCGCGAACCGGCAATTTCGGGAAGATCTTTACTACCGTCTAAACGTGATAACTATAACCATCCCTCCTCTACGGGAACGCAAGGAAGATATACCGATCCTGATCGAACATTTTTTCACAAAGTACTCGGTGGAGACGAACAAACCAGGTCTGCGCGTATCAGAAGATGCCATGAAAGTATTGATGGAGTATCACTGGCCGGGCAATGTCCGTGAACTGGAAAACACGATCGAACACGCGATCGTAGTCACAAGCAGCACAGAGATAACAGTGAATGATCTGCCCGCGCAAGTAGCTCAGATAATCAGATCCGCTGCTCCGACTGTTCAGGTGCCATCAGGTCAGTCCCTGAACGACATTGAAAAAGCATATATTAGCAATGTATTAAATTCGAACAATTGGAATATAAAAAGATCTGCGGAGATCCTTGGTATAAATCGAGTGACGCTTTATAATAAAATTAAGTTGTATCAATTAAAAAAAACAGCTGAGTAA